The Humulus lupulus chromosome 3, drHumLupu1.1, whole genome shotgun sequence genome window below encodes:
- the LOC133821877 gene encoding uncharacterized protein LOC133821877: MKKLQMSKKTVGTSTKSPAKEKEQPPAAQVVETVPPAAGGSSMPPPPSRAPAFVRDTGAEPGASAIAPFEVHIPVDPQDLEKIPEAFRGTVYETANYAVSHIYKFNERELRAIETRSLVGVLESSLGMAITSAAALHQSIARTKAQLEDMRSEHQAAVATHQTSLQTTKDALAAAQVELEEARPKLQELEATKAALVAARVDLDTAKVEAKAALEAEQATSGTGMEDMFYHCWAYNPDGDFSFLAADVWEPLLEGFKARLEKEAPSETGEVFSAAEQGEMVTSKGPTGGA; encoded by the exons atgaaaaaACTCCAGATGTCGAAGAAAACCGTCGGGACCtcaaccaagtctcctgcaaaggagaaagagcagcccccagccgcccaAGTCGTGGAaactgttcctcctgctgcaggggggagcagcatgcccccacccccttcgcgagctccggccttcgtccgggacacaggggcggagcccggggCTTCGGCAATTGCACCTTTCGAGGTGCAcatcccggttgacccccaggacctggagaagattccagaggccttccgggggacggtgtatgagacggcgaactacgccgtcagccacatttACAAATTCAACGAgagggagctcagggccatcgaaacaaggagcctggtgggcgtgctggaatcttcattgggcatggccataACG AGCGCCGCTGCCCTTCATCaaagcatagccaggaccaaggcccagctcgaggatatgaggagcgaGCATCAGGCGGCTGTGGCCACTcaccagacttccttgcagacgactaaggatgccctggcggccgcgcaggtcgagctggaagaagcccgccCCAAGCTACAAGAGCTCGAGGCTACCAAAGCCGCCCTCGTCGCTGCGCGGGTAGACCTAGACACTGCGAAggttgaggccaaggccgccttggAGGCCGAGCAGGCAACTTCAGGCACCGGcatggaggacatgttctaccattgctgggcctataacccggacggcgacttctccttcttggcagcggacgtctgggagcccttgctggaggggttcaaagctcgtctcgagaaagaagcaccttccgagaCAGGGGAAGTCTTCAGCGCAGCTGAGCAGGGTGAGAtggtgacctccaaggggccaactggtggagcctag